From one Burkholderia pyrrocinia genomic stretch:
- a CDS encoding ImcF-related family protein, whose protein sequence is MSISKNNLQHMGRQVAADKTAPSRATIWGLPLGALVLAILAIWLVWFYGDHLGIADGTPRTLVLICIPVLLVAVVVAHLFSISTGAYANAARLFRLETGEKRATSTTPKPLKRDARLYRLCEELRVEHGWFWRRRLSWLLVNGTDERIDQVAPGLKQAGVMHVDEMVLVHASPDGIESVKWLGQIRQLRRRCPIDGLVQVARANDSDADLPRTLSAIAIALGWAAPITFLHPVEAKGGNPPERFDPVGTFVPNGSRKETHAARTVLLDRLCSLEYTTADAGVRMGGQPHWLAWLLEISAYIGDQRARMIEGWQALAASKWLRAPLTGIMFVPVFSGASATPVPIPEVDEAQDPSVPAMPVEAVTREQPVALLPVWREIAAGVRRYRGRRTEFYWPNVLVACALLGAIAWTVMLVMSGIGNRVLIRVAQTAADVALAAPLGTPQALRAQLALQKQITLLEYRQQHGVPWYLRAGLSRNDELLDALWSPYQTIAARNLRQPVAQALEGQLAQLSQVRDDEQQSRDAQAHAYNRLKAYLMLADPSRTDAPFLKTQLLDVWPAPAGMRAGEWLDTAQQLAGFWAAHLEAHPAWRINASMLLVTQMRSTLVNQIGLAGSDDVLYQHILDAARGKYADATLTTLLAGADANGLYATARTVSGIYTRAAWDGVIAAAIDKASSARRVSGDWVLASAQPTQTIGNGPSAGAIKTAAAIDEKRAAEELKQRLTARYFAEYTAAWQHMLNSIQWQPASNLNGAIEQLSRLADAQTSPLIALMKGVQDQAQAGRPSQALTDTLVRKAQSLVSSDEQMGTPAVNPLDKPFDPLLALMGDVGTAALAGGNGKGNAPANVALSGVSLSRYLTAVTTMRLKLQQVAGSADAQTMARSLAQAVFQGKLSELSQARDDAALTAASLGAAWSGFGNAAFAQPLEGAWQTILHPAAASLNEAWRASIVAPFNTTMNGRYPFFDTNTDASFAELGRYVRPDTGLIARFVSTQLAGVLKLEGDHWVPNELAPRALQFDPKFLSGLRQLSTVGTQLYLQGDAGERFEMMALPTPNVTRSELSVDGKQIVYFNQQESWTPLAWPGNGLNGHAGLTWHTVDAGLRQAFDATGDWAFLRLLGNADVKPLDSTRYQLTWNAPNDEPLRYVLRTQVGAGPLDLLKLRGFRMPERIFVVGKAGVMPAFPSTPPLPPEMQP, encoded by the coding sequence ATGTCGATATCCAAAAATAACCTGCAGCACATGGGGCGCCAAGTTGCTGCCGACAAGACGGCTCCGAGCCGCGCGACGATCTGGGGCTTGCCCCTCGGCGCCTTGGTTCTTGCCATCTTGGCGATTTGGCTGGTCTGGTTTTATGGTGATCATCTCGGCATTGCAGATGGCACACCTCGCACGCTGGTATTGATCTGTATTCCGGTGTTACTGGTCGCTGTTGTGGTCGCTCATCTGTTTTCGATCTCGACGGGCGCCTATGCGAACGCTGCCCGATTGTTTCGTCTTGAAACGGGTGAGAAGAGGGCAACATCCACGACGCCGAAGCCGCTCAAGCGTGACGCCCGGCTGTACCGTCTCTGCGAAGAGCTACGCGTCGAGCACGGCTGGTTCTGGCGCCGCCGCCTGAGTTGGCTGCTGGTGAACGGCACGGATGAGAGGATCGATCAGGTCGCTCCCGGCCTCAAGCAGGCGGGCGTCATGCACGTGGACGAAATGGTGCTGGTACATGCGTCGCCGGACGGGATTGAGTCCGTGAAGTGGCTTGGGCAGATCCGGCAATTGCGCCGTCGCTGTCCGATCGATGGCTTGGTACAGGTGGCTCGCGCAAACGATTCCGATGCCGATCTGCCTCGCACGCTCTCGGCGATTGCCATCGCTTTGGGCTGGGCTGCTCCGATCACCTTTCTACATCCGGTCGAGGCTAAAGGCGGCAATCCACCCGAACGGTTCGATCCGGTTGGGACATTCGTGCCGAACGGTTCGCGCAAGGAGACGCACGCCGCCAGAACCGTGCTGCTGGACAGATTGTGTAGTCTCGAATACACGACTGCGGACGCTGGCGTACGCATGGGCGGCCAGCCGCACTGGCTTGCCTGGTTGCTGGAGATCTCGGCGTATATCGGCGACCAACGCGCGCGGATGATCGAAGGCTGGCAAGCGCTCGCCGCATCGAAGTGGCTGCGCGCGCCGCTGACGGGGATCATGTTCGTGCCAGTCTTTTCAGGCGCATCCGCCACCCCGGTGCCGATCCCTGAGGTCGATGAAGCGCAAGACCCGTCCGTTCCGGCGATGCCGGTGGAAGCGGTCACGCGCGAACAGCCGGTCGCGCTGCTGCCGGTCTGGCGGGAGATCGCCGCTGGTGTGCGTCGTTATCGGGGCCGCCGCACGGAGTTTTACTGGCCGAACGTGCTGGTGGCGTGCGCGTTGCTCGGGGCGATCGCGTGGACTGTGATGCTCGTGATGTCTGGCATCGGCAACCGGGTGCTGATTCGCGTTGCGCAAACGGCGGCCGACGTGGCGCTGGCCGCTCCGCTTGGCACACCGCAGGCGTTGCGCGCTCAACTCGCGCTGCAGAAGCAGATTACCCTGCTCGAATACCGCCAGCAGCATGGGGTGCCGTGGTATCTGCGCGCGGGCCTGTCGCGCAACGATGAACTGCTCGACGCGCTGTGGTCGCCGTACCAGACGATCGCCGCACGCAATTTGCGGCAACCGGTCGCGCAGGCGCTGGAAGGCCAGCTTGCCCAGCTCTCGCAGGTTCGCGACGACGAACAGCAGAGTCGCGACGCGCAGGCGCACGCGTATAACCGCCTCAAGGCCTATCTGATGCTGGCCGACCCGTCCCGCACCGACGCGCCTTTCCTCAAGACCCAACTGCTCGATGTATGGCCCGCGCCCGCCGGCATGCGCGCTGGAGAATGGCTCGACACCGCTCAGCAACTGGCGGGGTTTTGGGCTGCACACCTCGAGGCACACCCGGCCTGGCGGATCAACGCATCGATGCTGCTTGTCACGCAGATGCGCTCGACGCTCGTCAACCAGATCGGGCTGGCTGGCAGCGACGACGTGCTATATCAGCACATCCTCGATGCGGCACGCGGCAAGTATGCAGACGCGACGCTGACGACGCTACTCGCCGGTGCGGACGCAAATGGTCTTTATGCGACCGCGCGGACGGTGTCGGGCATCTATACCCGTGCTGCGTGGGACGGCGTGATCGCAGCGGCAATCGACAAGGCGTCGAGCGCACGTCGTGTGAGCGGCGATTGGGTGCTGGCCAGTGCGCAGCCGACGCAGACCATCGGAAACGGGCCTTCAGCGGGCGCCATCAAGACGGCAGCGGCAATTGATGAGAAGCGCGCAGCCGAGGAACTGAAGCAACGCCTGACGGCGCGCTATTTCGCCGAGTACACGGCTGCGTGGCAGCACATGCTCAACAGCATCCAGTGGCAACCGGCATCGAATCTGAATGGCGCCATCGAGCAGTTGTCCCGACTCGCGGATGCGCAGACCTCGCCGCTGATCGCGTTGATGAAGGGGGTACAAGATCAGGCGCAGGCGGGGCGCCCGTCGCAAGCGCTGACCGACACGTTGGTGCGGAAGGCGCAAAGCCTGGTGAGCAGCGACGAACAGATGGGCACGCCGGCTGTCAATCCACTTGACAAGCCATTCGACCCGCTGCTTGCGCTGATGGGTGACGTCGGCACTGCTGCCCTGGCAGGTGGAAATGGCAAGGGAAACGCGCCCGCCAACGTCGCGCTGAGTGGCGTGAGCCTGTCGCGCTATCTGACGGCCGTGACGACGATGCGCCTGAAGCTGCAGCAGGTCGCGGGCAGCGCGGACGCGCAGACGATGGCCCGCTCGCTTGCGCAGGCGGTTTTTCAGGGCAAGCTGTCGGAGCTATCTCAGGCCCGCGACGATGCAGCGCTCACGGCCGCGAGCCTCGGCGCCGCATGGTCGGGCTTCGGCAATGCCGCATTCGCTCAACCGCTCGAGGGGGCGTGGCAGACTATCCTGCATCCGGCCGCAGCGAGCCTGAACGAGGCATGGCGCGCGAGTATCGTTGCGCCATTCAACACGACTATGAATGGCCGGTATCCGTTCTTCGACACCAACACTGATGCGTCATTTGCCGAACTCGGGCGCTATGTACGGCCTGACACAGGCCTGATCGCGCGCTTCGTCTCGACGCAACTGGCTGGCGTGTTGAAGTTGGAGGGCGATCACTGGGTGCCGAATGAATTGGCGCCGCGGGCGCTGCAGTTCGATCCGAAGTTCCTCTCCGGCTTGCGCCAGTTGTCGACCGTGGGGACGCAGTTGTATCTGCAGGGCGATGCGGGCGAGCGCTTCGAGATGATGGCGTTGCCGACACCGAACGTGACGCGCTCGGAATTGTCGGTGGACGGCAAGCAGATCGTCTACTTCAACCAACAGGAAAGCTGGACGCCGCTCGCGTGGCCCGGCAACGGCCTGAACGGGCACGCGGGATTGACGTGGCATACGGTCGATGCGGGGTTGCGGCAGGCATTCGATGCGACGGGCGACTGGGCATTCCTGCGTTTGTTGGGCAACGCCGACGTGAAGCCGCTCGACAGCACTCGCTATCAGCTCACGTGGAACGCGCCTAACGACGAGCCGCTGCGCTATGTATTGCGCACGCAAGTCGGCGCCGGGCCGCTGGATCTGCTCAAGCTGCGGGGCTTCAGAATGCCCGAGCGGATCTTCGTCGTCGGCAAGGCCGGCGTCATGCCGGCATTTCCGTCCACGCCACCTTTGCCGCCGGAGATGCAACCATGA
- the tssF gene encoding type VI secretion system baseplate subunit TssF: MNAPWERSPHENGNPFLKYFDAEMRYLRAAADKFAQAHPEAARRLGMCYGEADERVRATFEGFALLAGRLRMKLDDGMPEITEPLIDNLYEHAARPIPSLSIIECTPVSGATLTGAQIPAGAVVRSVPIGPDQVRCLYRTTQAVQLLPLSVEDAGAAIRADGRTVIRLTFRLRLAEQRERVDLSRIRLYLYGDRPAAAALYAALTHQVALIGLRLPSVRNGELQPLDEVRFEAAGFGPSTRLWPVADPDRDRGLDREQTLLEYFAFPQKFHFVDLCGFDVTMLQAGESQMTFEIELDGRVPGDHPVGRENFRLFCTPVINLFEVDALPLQPADWHDREHSIRVPPDVAGHVEPYDVLTVTASDPEDSARHAYRAFTTFRHRGWMLRYENPERYFHTATRFGATGLELWVTLSGQQWSQRNWDDDAVEEGPVELDRYLTVRALANNGRLPRLALTKATITETVSGFTGIASVRNLTAPTLPLYPPRHRPEYDLRVLGHFTAGGANELIAIRAGGAPALRAVLMLYDWSDDDGMTRRINAIEGVQLVEYQELERAYIHREIRMHVRLDAKAFDGPGDAALFGEVLSRFVGHYASFHYSMRLVLNMDGREILYPRMEHEGAPF; encoded by the coding sequence ATGAATGCCCCGTGGGAACGATCCCCCCATGAGAACGGGAATCCGTTCCTCAAATATTTCGATGCGGAAATGCGTTATCTGCGTGCGGCGGCCGATAAATTTGCCCAAGCTCATCCCGAAGCCGCGCGCCGCCTCGGCATGTGCTACGGTGAAGCGGATGAGCGTGTTCGCGCAACCTTCGAAGGGTTCGCGCTGCTCGCGGGACGCCTGCGCATGAAGCTCGACGACGGCATGCCCGAAATCACCGAGCCGCTGATCGACAACCTGTACGAACATGCGGCACGACCGATTCCGTCGCTGTCGATCATCGAGTGCACACCTGTGAGTGGTGCTACCTTGACAGGCGCGCAGATCCCCGCAGGGGCAGTGGTGCGCTCGGTGCCCATTGGTCCTGACCAGGTGCGATGTCTCTACCGGACGACGCAAGCGGTTCAGTTGCTGCCGCTCTCGGTGGAGGATGCTGGTGCCGCGATACGCGCCGACGGGCGAACGGTCATCCGTCTTACATTCAGGCTCAGGCTCGCCGAGCAGCGAGAGCGCGTGGATTTATCGCGTATTCGCCTATACCTGTACGGCGACCGACCTGCCGCCGCCGCACTGTACGCGGCATTGACGCATCAAGTCGCACTGATCGGCCTGCGCCTGCCGTCGGTGCGCAACGGCGAACTGCAGCCGCTCGATGAAGTGCGCTTTGAAGCAGCAGGCTTTGGACCGTCGACGCGGCTTTGGCCGGTCGCCGATCCCGACCGTGATCGGGGCCTTGATCGCGAGCAGACGCTGTTGGAGTATTTCGCGTTCCCACAGAAATTCCACTTCGTCGATCTGTGCGGCTTCGATGTGACCATGCTGCAGGCGGGTGAATCGCAGATGACCTTCGAGATCGAACTGGACGGACGGGTGCCCGGCGATCATCCGGTCGGCCGCGAGAATTTTCGCCTGTTCTGCACGCCCGTGATCAACCTGTTCGAGGTGGATGCGCTGCCGCTGCAGCCTGCGGACTGGCATGACCGGGAGCATAGCATCCGCGTGCCGCCCGACGTAGCCGGTCATGTCGAACCGTATGACGTGCTTACGGTGACCGCCTCCGATCCGGAAGACAGCGCGCGCCATGCGTACCGCGCGTTCACGACCTTCCGGCATCGCGGCTGGATGCTGCGCTACGAGAACCCCGAACGATATTTCCATACTGCGACCCGATTCGGCGCAACGGGGCTGGAACTCTGGGTAACGCTGTCGGGCCAGCAGTGGAGTCAGCGCAACTGGGATGACGATGCCGTGGAGGAAGGGCCGGTCGAACTGGATCGGTATCTGACGGTGCGTGCGCTTGCGAATAACGGACGCTTGCCGCGCCTTGCGCTTACCAAGGCAACGATTACCGAGACGGTATCGGGTTTTACCGGCATCGCATCGGTGCGCAACCTGACAGCGCCGACCCTGCCGCTTTATCCGCCGCGCCACCGTCCCGAGTACGACTTGCGCGTACTCGGGCACTTTACGGCCGGCGGGGCAAACGAGTTGATCGCGATACGAGCGGGCGGTGCGCCGGCGCTGCGCGCAGTGCTGATGCTCTACGACTGGTCGGACGACGATGGGATGACGCGGCGCATCAACGCGATCGAGGGCGTGCAGCTTGTCGAGTATCAGGAATTGGAGCGAGCGTATATACATCGCGAAATCCGCATGCATGTCCGGCTCGATGCGAAGGCATTCGACGGGCCGGGCGACGCAGCGCTTTTTGGCGAGGTGTTGAGCCGGTTTGTGGGCCACTACGCGAGCTTCCACTATTCGATGCGGCTGGTGCTGAACATGGACGGCAGGGAAATCCTCTATCCACGCATGGAACACGAAGGGGCGCCTTTCTGA
- a CDS encoding ABC transporter substrate-binding protein — MKPLTSRLVAALAAASVLAAVPLSAARAETPKDLFVMATLLDEFTTLDPGEIYELVPEEYVANTYDRLVRVDLRDPSKFNGDVAQSWTVSTDGLTYTFKLRPGLKFHSGNPLTADDVAWSIQRAVLLDKGPAAVLTGIGLTKANVAANVKKLDDQTISVTTDRKYAPTFVLNVLGSWPASVLDKKLLLSHQQGSDFGNAWLKTNEAGSGAYKLVKWTAGDSIVLQRFDGYRLPLAMKRIVLRHVPEAASQRLLLENGDVDAARDLSPDDLASVVKSGKAKVSASPQATLLYLGLNTKNPTLAKPDVQEALKWLVDYAGIQSNVVKTTYKVHQTFLPEGFLGTLNANPFKLDVAKAKALLAKAGVPTGFSVTMDVRNDYPYTEIAQAVQANFAQAGIKVQLIPGDNKQTLAKYRARQHDIYIGEWSADYIDPHSNAQGFAWNPDNSDKSSYKMLAWRNSWDIPQLTKETDTALAEPTAAKRAQSYQAMQKDVLAPSPFVIMFEKVAQVATRPGVSGLEVGPINDLVSYRNLKKM; from the coding sequence ATGAAACCCCTGACATCCCGGCTCGTCGCGGCGCTGGCCGCCGCGTCCGTTCTCGCCGCCGTTCCCCTTTCCGCCGCGCGCGCGGAAACACCGAAGGACCTGTTCGTGATGGCCACGCTGCTCGACGAATTCACGACGCTCGATCCGGGCGAGATCTACGAGCTGGTGCCGGAGGAATACGTCGCGAACACGTACGACCGGCTCGTGCGCGTCGACCTGCGCGATCCGTCGAAATTCAACGGCGATGTCGCGCAATCGTGGACGGTGAGCACCGACGGGCTGACCTATACGTTCAAGCTGCGCCCCGGCCTCAAGTTCCATTCGGGCAACCCGCTGACGGCCGACGACGTCGCGTGGTCGATCCAGCGCGCGGTACTGCTCGACAAGGGGCCGGCCGCCGTGCTGACCGGCATCGGCCTCACGAAGGCGAACGTCGCGGCGAACGTGAAGAAGCTCGACGACCAGACGATATCGGTCACGACCGACCGCAAATATGCGCCGACCTTCGTGCTGAACGTGCTCGGCTCGTGGCCCGCGTCGGTGCTGGACAAGAAGCTGCTGCTGTCGCACCAGCAGGGCAGCGACTTCGGCAATGCGTGGCTGAAGACCAACGAGGCCGGCTCCGGCGCGTACAAGCTGGTCAAGTGGACGGCCGGCGACAGCATCGTGCTGCAGCGCTTCGACGGCTACCGGCTGCCGCTCGCGATGAAGCGCATCGTGCTGCGCCACGTGCCCGAAGCCGCAAGCCAGCGCCTGTTGCTGGAAAACGGCGACGTCGATGCCGCACGCGACCTGAGCCCCGACGATCTCGCTTCCGTCGTGAAATCCGGCAAGGCGAAGGTGTCGGCATCGCCGCAGGCGACGCTGCTGTATCTCGGCCTTAACACGAAGAACCCGACGCTCGCGAAACCCGACGTGCAGGAAGCGCTGAAGTGGCTCGTCGACTATGCCGGCATCCAAAGCAATGTCGTGAAGACGACCTACAAGGTGCACCAGACCTTCCTGCCCGAAGGCTTCCTCGGCACGCTGAACGCGAACCCGTTCAAGCTCGACGTCGCGAAGGCGAAGGCGCTGCTCGCGAAGGCCGGCGTGCCCACCGGCTTTTCGGTGACGATGGACGTGCGCAACGACTATCCGTACACGGAGATCGCGCAGGCCGTGCAGGCGAACTTCGCGCAGGCGGGCATCAAGGTGCAGCTGATCCCCGGCGACAACAAGCAGACGCTCGCGAAATACCGCGCGCGCCAGCACGACATCTACATCGGCGAATGGTCGGCCGACTACATCGACCCGCACAGCAACGCGCAAGGCTTCGCGTGGAATCCGGACAACTCCGACAAGTCGAGCTATAAAATGCTGGCCTGGCGCAACAGCTGGGACATCCCGCAGCTCACGAAGGAAACCGACACCGCGCTCGCCGAACCGACCGCCGCGAAACGCGCGCAGTCGTATCAGGCGATGCAGAAGGACGTGCTCGCGCCCTCGCCGTTCGTGATCATGTTCGAGAAAGTCGCACAGGTGGCGACGCGGCCCGGCGTGAGCGGGCTCGAAGTCGGGCCGATCAACGATCTCGTGTCGTACCGTAACCTGAAGAAGATGTAA
- the ddpX gene encoding D-alanyl-D-alanine dipeptidase, with the protein MNDHRLVEITPATHRVDLDLVYATDRNLTGKPIYRRAHCLLLEPAEAALRRAVDVAAQAGFTLRIYDAYRPPQAQQVLWDFLPDPDFIADLGRGSNHSRGTALDLTLVGANGEPLDMGTGFDEMVAASGHFHAGLPEAVQRNRLLLLGVMHAAGFAHIDSEWWHYELPGSHALPQIDNAASGPWRLM; encoded by the coding sequence ATGAACGACCACCGCCTCGTCGAAATCACGCCCGCCACGCATCGCGTCGACCTCGATCTCGTCTACGCGACCGACCGCAACCTGACCGGCAAGCCGATCTACCGCCGCGCGCACTGCCTGCTGCTGGAGCCGGCCGAAGCCGCATTGCGCCGCGCGGTCGACGTCGCCGCGCAGGCCGGCTTCACGCTGCGCATCTACGACGCATACCGGCCGCCGCAGGCGCAGCAGGTGCTGTGGGATTTCCTGCCCGATCCGGACTTCATCGCCGATCTCGGCCGCGGCTCGAATCACAGCCGCGGCACCGCGCTCGACCTGACGCTGGTCGGTGCGAACGGCGAGCCGCTCGACATGGGCACCGGCTTCGACGAGATGGTCGCCGCGTCCGGCCACTTCCACGCGGGGCTGCCCGAAGCCGTGCAACGCAACCGCCTGCTGCTGCTCGGCGTGATGCACGCGGCCGGCTTCGCGCACATCGACAGCGAATGGTGGCACTACGAACTGCCCGGCTCACACGCGTTGCCGCAGATCGACAACGCGGCGAGCGGCCCGTGGCGCCTGATGTGA
- the sapR gene encoding sap1 transcriptional regulator SapR → MTCAFAHTVESRYAELTPTAKRIASYMLANLDRLGLETADQIAQQAGTSGISVGRFLRSVGYRNLDDLKRELRGGGDRPWMITDRLDEYRRVAGTQPAEGSGSDGTLASSLERELDAIRHVYRLAEGPVFAQVADRIAHADAVFILGIQSTRGISNAFSSYLEYLRPRVFYSDGQSGSYVDSLNSEFERPYCIVTDTRAYSRSARRYCQAAAERGQPFALVTDLSCPWAREWPADLLQVKTDVGQFWDSLAPLTCLFNLLITAVVDRLGPAIDRRVARNRELQHTFDQFES, encoded by the coding sequence ATGACCTGCGCGTTCGCCCATACCGTCGAATCCCGCTATGCCGAGCTGACGCCGACCGCGAAGCGCATCGCGAGCTACATGCTCGCGAACCTCGACCGGCTCGGGCTCGAGACGGCCGACCAGATCGCGCAGCAGGCCGGCACGAGCGGCATCTCGGTCGGGCGCTTCCTGCGCAGCGTCGGCTACCGCAATCTCGACGACCTGAAACGCGAACTGCGCGGCGGCGGCGATCGCCCGTGGATGATCACCGACCGGCTCGACGAATACCGCCGCGTCGCCGGCACGCAACCGGCCGAAGGCAGCGGCAGCGACGGCACGCTCGCGTCGTCGCTCGAACGCGAGCTCGATGCGATCCGCCACGTGTACCGGCTCGCCGAAGGCCCCGTGTTCGCGCAGGTCGCCGACCGCATCGCGCATGCCGACGCCGTGTTCATCCTCGGCATCCAGTCGACGCGCGGGATCAGCAACGCGTTCAGCAGCTATCTCGAATACCTGCGCCCGCGCGTGTTCTATTCCGACGGCCAGTCGGGCTCGTATGTCGATTCGCTGAACTCCGAATTCGAGCGGCCGTACTGCATCGTCACCGACACGCGCGCGTATTCGCGCAGCGCGCGCCGCTATTGCCAGGCGGCCGCCGAGCGCGGGCAGCCGTTCGCGCTGGTCACCGATCTGTCGTGCCCGTGGGCGCGCGAATGGCCGGCCGACCTGCTGCAGGTGAAGACCGACGTCGGCCAGTTCTGGGATTCGCTCGCGCCGCTCACCTGCCTGTTCAACCTGCTGATCACGGCCGTCGTCGACCGTCTCGGCCCCGCGATCGACCGGCGCGTCGCGCGCAACCGCGAACTGCAGCACACGTTCGACCAATTCGAATCCTGA
- a CDS encoding oxalate decarboxylase family bicupin, protein MTNLSRRRMLAGTAGAIAAAGIAVSAKAASFGNPDSPPEGAVNARNRQSLTDPGPKNPAIANQFPSFQDPPATDINGMPLFWASFNNAHKRIQNGGWAREVTQDDFAISETISGVNMRLTRGGIREMHWHQQAEWAIMLDGRCRITVLDELGRPSVQDVKTGDLWYFPPGLPHSLQGLGTDGAEFLLAFDNGRASEFNTLLLTDWVAHTPPDVLALNFGVPADAFRNVPLDNLWIFQGDEPGPLAEAQRASASSAGAPPHPFVFSLGDMKPVRKTRGGEVRIADSTNFNVSTTVAAALVTVHPGGMRELHWHPNADEWQYYLQGEARMTVFDTGPKAQTADFRAGDVGYVKKSLGHYVQNTGKTDLVFLEIFKTDRYAEVSLSDWLAHTPPKLVEAHLNVAPDVIAQFPRNRPDVVPL, encoded by the coding sequence ATGACGAATCTTTCTCGACGCAGGATGCTGGCGGGTACGGCCGGCGCCATTGCCGCAGCGGGCATTGCGGTATCGGCCAAGGCCGCCTCGTTCGGTAATCCGGACAGCCCGCCGGAAGGCGCGGTGAATGCGCGTAATCGCCAGAGCCTGACCGACCCGGGGCCGAAAAATCCGGCAATCGCAAACCAGTTTCCGTCTTTTCAGGATCCGCCGGCCACCGATATCAACGGGATGCCATTATTCTGGGCGTCTTTCAATAACGCCCATAAACGAATTCAAAATGGCGGATGGGCGCGCGAAGTTACACAGGACGATTTTGCGATTTCAGAAACAATATCCGGTGTAAACATGCGCCTGACGCGCGGCGGCATTCGCGAGATGCACTGGCACCAGCAGGCCGAGTGGGCGATCATGCTCGACGGCCGTTGCCGGATCACGGTGCTCGACGAACTGGGGCGGCCGTCGGTGCAGGACGTGAAAACCGGCGATCTCTGGTATTTCCCGCCCGGCCTGCCGCATTCGCTGCAGGGCCTCGGCACCGACGGCGCCGAATTCCTGCTCGCGTTCGATAACGGCCGTGCGTCGGAATTCAATACGCTGCTGCTGACCGACTGGGTCGCGCATACGCCGCCCGACGTGCTCGCGCTGAACTTCGGCGTGCCGGCCGATGCGTTCAGGAACGTTCCGCTCGACAACCTGTGGATCTTCCAGGGCGACGAACCCGGCCCGCTCGCGGAAGCCCAGCGCGCGTCCGCTTCGTCGGCCGGTGCGCCGCCGCATCCGTTCGTCTTCTCGCTCGGCGACATGAAGCCGGTCAGGAAGACGCGCGGCGGCGAAGTGCGGATCGCGGACAGCACCAACTTCAACGTGTCGACGACGGTCGCGGCGGCGCTCGTCACCGTGCATCCGGGCGGCATGCGCGAGCTGCACTGGCACCCGAACGCGGACGAATGGCAGTACTACCTGCAGGGCGAGGCGCGGATGACCGTGTTCGACACGGGGCCGAAGGCGCAGACGGCCGACTTCCGCGCGGGCGACGTCGGCTACGTGAAGAAGAGCCTCGGACACTACGTGCAGAACACCGGCAAGACCGACCTGGTGTTCCTCGAGATCTTCAAGACCGACCGCTACGCCGAGGTGTCGCTGTCCGACTGGCTTGCGCACACGCCGCCGAAGCTCGTCGAGGCGCACCTGAACGTCGCGCCGGACGTGATCGCGCAGTTTCCGCGCAACCGTCCCGACGTCGTGCCGCTGTAA